A genomic stretch from Mycobacterium paraterrae includes:
- a CDS encoding acyl-CoA dehydrogenase family protein: protein MRRDLFTEDHEAFRELARDFIEKEVVPAYPEWEKGGRMPRDVFEKMGALGMLGMAIPEEYGGGGMPDYRYNVVLQEEAAKALVTLSTVRTQLEVILPYFLHYANEEQRKRWFPGLADGTLLTAVAMTEPGTGSDLAGMRTTAVRDGDHWIVNGAKTFITGGMQADLVIVVARTFTDPDNRRKGLTLLVVEDGMEGFTRGRELEKMGCKVQDTAELSFVDVRVPAENVLGEEGEAFGYLGHNLPQERLTVAVGSVAQARSAIAAAIAYTKDRKAFGQPVASFQNTKFEMAACSTEVEAGQAMLDRAVALHVEGELSAADAARVKLFCTEMQARVVDRCLQLFGGYGYMMEYPIARLYTDARVARIYAGTSEVMKVIIAKSLGL from the coding sequence GTGCGTAGGGACCTGTTCACCGAAGACCACGAGGCGTTTCGCGAACTCGCACGCGATTTCATCGAGAAGGAGGTCGTGCCCGCCTACCCGGAATGGGAGAAGGGCGGCCGCATGCCGCGCGACGTCTTCGAGAAGATGGGCGCCCTCGGGATGCTCGGCATGGCCATCCCTGAGGAGTACGGCGGCGGGGGCATGCCCGACTACCGCTACAACGTCGTGCTGCAGGAGGAGGCGGCCAAGGCGCTGGTGACGCTGTCCACGGTCCGCACCCAACTCGAAGTGATCCTGCCGTACTTCCTGCACTACGCGAACGAAGAGCAGCGCAAGCGCTGGTTCCCCGGCCTTGCCGACGGCACGCTGCTGACCGCCGTCGCGATGACCGAACCGGGCACGGGCTCGGATCTGGCTGGTATGCGCACGACGGCCGTGCGTGACGGTGACCACTGGATCGTCAACGGCGCCAAGACATTTATCACCGGCGGCATGCAGGCCGACCTCGTCATCGTGGTGGCCCGCACCTTCACCGATCCCGACAACCGCCGCAAGGGCCTGACGCTGCTGGTCGTCGAAGACGGCATGGAAGGCTTCACTCGCGGCCGCGAGCTGGAGAAGATGGGCTGCAAAGTCCAGGACACCGCCGAGTTGTCGTTCGTCGACGTCCGCGTCCCGGCTGAAAACGTGCTCGGCGAGGAAGGCGAGGCGTTCGGCTACCTCGGCCACAACCTTCCGCAGGAACGCCTGACGGTCGCGGTCGGGTCGGTGGCACAGGCCCGCTCCGCGATCGCCGCGGCGATCGCTTACACCAAGGACCGCAAAGCTTTTGGTCAGCCGGTCGCGTCGTTCCAGAACACCAAGTTCGAAATGGCCGCCTGCTCAACCGAAGTCGAGGCCGGCCAGGCGATGCTGGACAGGGCCGTCGCACTGCACGTCGAGGGCGAGCTGTCGGCCGCCGACGCGGCGCGGGTGAAATTGTTCTGTACCGAGATGCAGGCCCGGGTGGTGGATCGCTGCCTGCAGCTGTTCGGCGGCTACGGCTACATGATGGAGTATCCGATCGCGCGCCTGTACACCGATGCACGGGTGGCGCGGATCTACGCCGGCACCAGCGAAGTCATGAAAGTCATCATCGCGAAGTCGCTCGGCCTCTAG
- a CDS encoding TetR/AcrR family transcriptional regulator — translation MPETRPYDSLRAKGEDRKQRILAVAQRLLTRNGWRNTTLAQIAGEAGVSPAGLLHHFESKEQLLHAVLDIRDADDDSHADRAGDLISELAAVADRFYRSPQLVGTYSVLLAENVDPDAPLHDRLVARYQSATDIITELIRRGQRAGQFRMDIDVTVKATQILAFITGMETTWLINPSIPLTEVFKEYSESLARDLAPPTPE, via the coding sequence GTGCCCGAGACACGGCCGTATGACTCGCTGCGGGCCAAAGGCGAGGATCGCAAACAGCGCATCCTGGCCGTGGCGCAGCGGTTGCTGACCCGCAACGGGTGGCGCAACACGACGCTGGCCCAAATCGCCGGCGAGGCCGGGGTCAGCCCGGCGGGCCTGCTGCATCACTTCGAATCAAAAGAGCAGCTGTTGCACGCCGTCCTCGACATCCGCGATGCCGACGACGACTCACATGCCGACCGGGCCGGCGACCTCATTTCGGAGCTCGCCGCGGTGGCCGACCGGTTCTACCGATCGCCCCAGCTGGTCGGCACCTACAGCGTGCTGCTGGCCGAGAACGTCGACCCTGACGCGCCGCTGCACGACCGCCTGGTCGCGCGCTACCAAAGCGCGACCGACATCATCACCGAACTCATCCGGCGAGGTCAGCGAGCCGGCCAGTTCCGCATGGACATCGATGTGACCGTCAAGGCAACGCAAATCCTTGCCTTCATCACCGGAATGGAGACGACATGGCTGATCAATCCGTCGATACCGCTGACCGAGGTCTTCAAGGAGTACTCGGAGTCGTTGGCGCGGGACCTGGCGCCGCCGACCCCGGAGTGA
- a CDS encoding cytochrome P450, with protein sequence MVNDFTEKDFFRGSDLIADPYPYYEALRQQCPVTKEKHHDVTMVTGWEEACAVLNDPDTWSSCNSVTGPFPGFPVSLDGKGDSDITELIEQHRDELPFSDQLPTLDPPTHTNHRSLLMRLITPKRLKENEDAMWVLADQALDGFLAPGRGEFIKGFASPFTLLVIADLLGVPMEDRDKFVNGIRDHSGGGVGGTGKESLAHSPLEFLYGLFSDYVTDRRAKPREDVLTGLATATYPDGSTPDVGDVARVAANVFSAGQETTVRLLGASLQTLGERPDIQAQLRKDRSLLPNFIEESLRHESPVKGDFRMNRRPVTVGGVDLPAGTTVMIVQAAANRDPRRFDDPATFDPARKNARQHISFGRGIHSCPGAPLARAETRVALERLLDRTSDIRISEEHHGPVNDRRYQYVPTYILRGLTELHLEFTPA encoded by the coding sequence ATGGTGAATGACTTCACCGAAAAGGATTTCTTCCGCGGCAGCGATCTGATTGCGGATCCCTACCCCTACTACGAGGCGCTTCGGCAGCAGTGCCCGGTGACGAAGGAAAAGCACCACGACGTCACGATGGTGACCGGCTGGGAAGAAGCCTGCGCCGTCCTCAACGACCCCGACACGTGGTCCTCGTGCAACTCGGTGACCGGACCGTTTCCCGGGTTTCCGGTGAGCCTCGACGGCAAGGGTGACAGCGACATCACCGAGCTGATCGAACAGCATCGGGACGAGTTGCCGTTCAGCGACCAGTTGCCGACTCTCGATCCGCCGACCCATACCAATCACCGTTCGCTGCTGATGCGGCTGATCACACCCAAGCGCCTCAAGGAGAACGAGGACGCCATGTGGGTGCTGGCGGACCAGGCTCTCGACGGCTTCCTGGCGCCCGGCCGCGGCGAGTTCATCAAGGGCTTCGCCAGCCCGTTCACTCTGCTCGTGATCGCCGACTTGCTGGGTGTGCCGATGGAGGATCGGGACAAGTTCGTCAACGGCATCCGCGATCACTCTGGCGGTGGCGTCGGCGGCACCGGTAAGGAGTCACTGGCTCACAGCCCGCTCGAATTCCTTTACGGCCTGTTCTCCGACTACGTCACGGACCGCCGCGCCAAACCCCGTGAGGACGTGCTCACCGGACTGGCCACCGCGACCTACCCGGATGGCTCGACGCCCGACGTCGGAGACGTGGCTCGCGTTGCAGCCAACGTGTTTTCGGCCGGACAGGAAACGACCGTACGTCTGCTGGGCGCGTCATTGCAGACGCTTGGCGAGCGCCCGGACATCCAGGCGCAGCTGCGCAAGGACCGCAGTCTGTTGCCGAATTTCATCGAGGAGTCGCTGCGCCACGAGAGCCCGGTCAAGGGCGACTTCAGGATGAACCGGCGGCCGGTGACCGTCGGCGGAGTCGACCTGCCCGCCGGAACCACGGTGATGATCGTGCAGGCCGCCGCCAACCGCGACCCACGCCGGTTCGACGACCCCGCCACGTTCGACCCGGCCAGAAAGAATGCGCGGCAACATATTTCGTTCGGCCGCGGAATCCACAGCTGCCCCGGGGCACCCCTGGCGCGCGCGGAGACGCGGGTGGCGCTGGAGCGGCTGCTCGATCGGACATCCGACATCCGGATCAGCGAAGAACACCATGGGCCGGTCAATGACCGTCGCTACCAATATGTTCCGACCTACATCCTGCGCGGGCTGACCGAACTCCACCTGGAGTTCACGCCCGCATGA